A region from the Mesorhizobium sp. J8 genome encodes:
- a CDS encoding LptA/OstA family protein: protein MRRSKSAWLAGAASGLLFLATAHSFAQSSATSQMSGLKLSGDQPIQIESDKLEVRQAESMAIFSGNVTVNQGPTLLKAGKMTVYYVKDANAGKSAAAGASAMTGAANIDHLEVENKVYVKSNDQIATGDSGTFDMKTQVLVLKGKEVVLSQGDNVLKGCKLTVQMKSGLANVDGCGGRVMMSFTPQKQGAAQQGASGK, encoded by the coding sequence ATGCGTCGCAGTAAATCGGCATGGCTTGCGGGCGCTGCTTCCGGATTGCTGTTCTTGGCGACGGCGCATTCCTTCGCGCAGTCGAGCGCGACCAGCCAGATGTCCGGGCTCAAGCTGTCCGGCGACCAGCCGATCCAGATCGAAAGCGACAAGCTTGAGGTCCGCCAGGCCGAAAGCATGGCCATATTCAGCGGCAACGTCACGGTCAATCAGGGGCCGACCCTGCTCAAGGCCGGCAAGATGACGGTCTACTATGTCAAGGATGCCAATGCCGGCAAAAGCGCCGCGGCCGGCGCGTCGGCGATGACGGGCGCCGCCAATATCGACCACTTGGAGGTGGAGAACAAAGTCTACGTCAAATCGAACGACCAGATCGCCACCGGCGACAGCGGCACATTCGACATGAAGACGCAGGTGCTGGTGCTCAAGGGCAAGGAAGTGGTGCTGTCGCAGGGCGACAATGTGCTCAAGGGCTGCAAGCTCACCGTGCAGATGAAGAGCGGCCTCGCCAATGTCGACGGCTGCGGCGGCCGCGTGATGATGTCGTTCACGCCCCAGAAGCAGGGCGCGGCCCAGCAGGGAGCGTCGGGCAAGTAA
- the lptC gene encoding LPS export ABC transporter periplasmic protein LptC → MLARSDETSDAVQASAPAAEGGTRGDAFNRAQRHSRRVRVLKFAVPLLAVAIAVAFPVYSYLKAPISVSVQADGTAFSDGKLVMANPKLNGFTKQKLPYSLTATRATQDVGQQAVIDLEGINAKLPVATDNIVSVDAAHGIYNRDANTMDLTSDVSVTTTDGLAAKFKSIFLDMGKGSMKTSNPVDVSRGGSRITADSMAVEDNGRLVVFENRVRVNIDPAALKAAGVNGGEQNASQ, encoded by the coding sequence ATGTTGGCGCGATCTGACGAAACGAGCGATGCCGTCCAGGCGTCGGCTCCCGCGGCCGAAGGCGGCACGCGCGGCGATGCTTTCAACCGCGCGCAGCGGCACTCGCGCCGCGTGCGCGTGCTGAAATTCGCGGTGCCGCTGCTTGCGGTCGCAATCGCCGTCGCCTTTCCGGTCTATTCCTACCTCAAAGCGCCCATTTCTGTCTCGGTGCAGGCCGACGGCACGGCGTTTTCCGACGGCAAGCTGGTGATGGCCAATCCGAAGCTCAACGGCTTCACCAAGCAGAAGCTGCCATACTCGCTGACGGCGACCAGGGCGACGCAGGATGTCGGGCAGCAGGCCGTCATCGATCTCGAAGGCATCAACGCCAAGCTGCCCGTCGCCACCGACAACATCGTGTCGGTCGATGCCGCGCACGGTATCTACAATCGCGACGCCAACACCATGGACCTCACCAGCGACGTCAGCGTGACGACGACGGACGGCCTGGCAGCGAAGTTCAAATCGATCTTCCTAGACATGGGCAAAGGCTCTATGAAGACGAGCAATCCGGTCGATGTCAGCCGTGGCGGGTCGCGCATCACCGCGGATTCGATGGCGGTCGAGGACAATGGCAGGCTCGTGGTCTTCGAGAACCGGGTTCGCGTCAACATAGATCCAGCCGCGCTGAAGGCAGCGGGGGTAAACGGTGGAGAACAGAATGCGTCGCAGTAA